One window of the Shewanella khirikhana genome contains the following:
- a CDS encoding lytic polysaccharide monooxygenase → MNKHKLILSLALLGASSQALAHGLMEYPKARQEFCTEQGGYWWPDDGSAIPNAACRAAFLASGTVQFVQNHEFSINVADFRNMDAVKAAIPDGKLCAAADHAKRGMDVVSRDWQRTAMTVDADGTVELLFAAHTPHNPSFWQFYLSTPDYDAATEALSWGKLELIAELGDQPISLIGDKKYYRMRIAIPAGRSGEATLYTRWQRDDAAGEGFYNCSDIVLDQGGSVPDWQTLGAFVPSGLNVAPGDVLWFRVFDGAGAEKVFEKRTVAEAELEGDIWAKNLAAQVGSATSLVAIGVKAQDGSISYRDVLGDNKVWTREAGLSYRLDLKSSPPAVTINGLKPSYTLQNTSVEVTYELNASKPVAVTLLLEKDSALVSEESLQLAQGSLARSLALTEVGSYRLMLQNLETGGKESRDFNVIAADDCSVSDPDALNHPAWAAATIYNSGDKVSFNSLVWRANWWNQGSEPSASNGAWTLVSQVLLPWDAAIAYAQGKQATFNGKLWQANWWTQGEAPGSGSAWQDRGPWQCGQ, encoded by the coding sequence ATGAATAAACATAAGCTTATCTTGTCGCTTGCCTTGCTTGGTGCAAGTTCACAGGCGCTGGCCCATGGCCTGATGGAATACCCCAAAGCCAGGCAGGAATTTTGTACCGAGCAGGGAGGCTACTGGTGGCCCGATGATGGCAGCGCCATTCCCAATGCCGCCTGCCGCGCGGCCTTTTTGGCATCGGGCACGGTGCAATTTGTACAAAACCATGAGTTTTCCATCAACGTTGCCGATTTTCGTAATATGGATGCCGTCAAAGCGGCCATTCCCGACGGCAAGCTGTGCGCCGCGGCTGACCATGCCAAACGCGGTATGGATGTGGTGTCGCGCGATTGGCAACGTACGGCAATGACGGTGGATGCCGATGGCACAGTGGAGCTGCTGTTTGCCGCTCACACGCCCCACAATCCCAGCTTCTGGCAGTTTTATTTATCGACCCCGGATTACGATGCGGCCACTGAGGCGCTGAGCTGGGGCAAGCTTGAGCTGATTGCCGAGCTTGGCGATCAGCCCATTAGCCTGATTGGCGATAAAAAGTATTATCGGATGCGGATTGCTATTCCGGCGGGGCGCAGCGGCGAGGCCACCTTGTACACCCGTTGGCAGCGCGACGATGCCGCAGGCGAGGGCTTCTATAACTGCTCAGATATAGTGCTGGATCAGGGGGGCAGCGTGCCTGACTGGCAAACGCTGGGGGCATTTGTGCCATCGGGGCTTAATGTTGCGCCAGGGGATGTGCTCTGGTTCAGGGTGTTTGATGGCGCAGGCGCTGAGAAAGTATTTGAAAAGCGCACTGTCGCCGAAGCCGAACTTGAGGGCGACATATGGGCGAAAAACCTCGCCGCTCAGGTGGGCTCCGCCACCAGTCTGGTGGCCATTGGCGTAAAAGCGCAGGATGGCAGCATCAGTTACCGCGATGTGCTTGGCGACAACAAGGTGTGGACCCGCGAGGCCGGACTTAGCTATCGGCTCGACCTTAAGTCTTCGCCGCCAGCGGTGACGATAAATGGCCTCAAGCCGTCCTACACCCTGCAAAACACAAGTGTTGAGGTGACTTATGAGCTTAATGCCAGCAAGCCGGTGGCAGTGACGCTGCTGCTGGAAAAAGACTCGGCACTCGTCAGTGAAGAGAGCTTGCAGCTTGCCCAGGGCTCGCTTGCCAGAAGTCTTGCTTTGACTGAGGTTGGCAGCTACAGGCTGATGCTGCAAAACCTCGAAACGGGCGGCAAAGAAAGCCGAGATTTTAACGTTATCGCAGCGGATGATTGCAGCGTGTCTGATCCCGATGCGCTCAATCACCCCGCCTGGGCGGCGGCGACTATCTACAACAGTGGCGATAAGGTGAGCTTCAATTCGCTGGTGTGGCGCGCCAATTGGTGGAATCAGGGCAGTGAGCCTTCGGCGTCGAACGGCGCCTGGACCTTGGTCAGTCAGGTGTTGCTGCCCTGGGATGCGGCCATCGCCTACGCCCAGGGTAAGCAGGCAACCTTCAATGGCAAACTTTGGCAGGCCAACTGGTGGACCCAGGGCGAAGCCCCCGGCAGCGGCAGCGCCTGGCAGGATAGGGGGCCGTGGCAATGCGGCCAGTGA
- a CDS encoding 3-deoxy-7-phosphoheptulonate synthase, whose protein sequence is MTIKTDELRTSLLCKVISPSQLAAEYPLTQEAADYLVAQRREVEAILTGQDPRLLVIIGPCSIHDTEAALEYAGRLAKLHHELKDDLCILMRVYFEKPRTIVGWKGLISDPDLDGSFSANKGLRMARHLLQQITELKLPIATEFLDMVNGQYIADLITWGAIGARTTESQIHREMASALSCPVGFKNGTDGNINIAVDAVRAAKVPHIFYSPDKDGHMSVYRTHGNPYGHIILRGGKNPNYAQEHVQKAHEQLKATGIDTGMVIDFSHGNSQKQHMKQLEVAEDVMAQIRAGSNAIAGIMAESFIEEGNQSVVEGQPLCYGKSITDACLSWGDTEPLLRSLAAAARVRRELRK, encoded by the coding sequence ATGACGATTAAGACTGACGAACTACGCACATCCCTTCTTTGTAAAGTAATTTCACCTTCGCAACTGGCGGCCGAATATCCGCTCACTCAGGAAGCGGCTGACTATCTGGTTGCCCAGCGCCGTGAAGTAGAAGCCATTCTGACCGGTCAGGATCCACGCCTTCTGGTGATCATCGGCCCCTGCTCTATTCACGATACCGAAGCCGCACTGGAATACGCCGGACGCCTGGCGAAACTGCACCACGAACTGAAAGACGATTTGTGCATCCTGATGCGGGTGTATTTTGAAAAGCCACGCACCATTGTTGGCTGGAAAGGCCTGATTTCCGACCCGGATCTGGACGGTAGTTTCAGTGCCAACAAAGGCCTGCGTATGGCCCGTCATCTGCTGCAGCAAATTACCGAACTTAAACTGCCTATCGCCACCGAATTTTTGGATATGGTGAACGGTCAGTACATCGCGGATCTTATCACCTGGGGCGCCATCGGTGCCCGCACCACAGAGAGCCAAATCCACCGCGAAATGGCCTCGGCACTGTCTTGCCCGGTAGGCTTTAAAAACGGCACCGACGGCAATATCAATATTGCCGTGGATGCCGTGCGCGCCGCCAAGGTGCCACACATCTTCTACTCGCCGGACAAAGACGGCCATATGTCGGTTTACCGCACCCACGGTAACCCTTACGGCCACATCATTCTGCGTGGTGGCAAGAACCCCAACTACGCCCAAGAGCATGTACAAAAGGCCCATGAACAGCTCAAAGCCACTGGCATCGACACCGGCATGGTGATTGACTTCTCCCACGGCAACAGCCAGAAGCAGCACATGAAGCAGCTCGAAGTGGCCGAAGACGTGATGGCACAAATTCGCGCCGGTTCCAACGCCATCGCCGGGATCATGGCCGAAAGCTTTATCGAAGAAGGCAACCAGAGCGTGGTGGAAGGTCAGCCGCTTTGCTACGGCAAGTCAATTACCGATGCCTGCCTGAGCTGGGGCGATACCGAGCCGCTGCTGCGCAGCCTCGCTGCCGCAGCCCGGGTGCGCCGCGAGCTGAGAAAGTAA